One genomic window of Mustela nigripes isolate SB6536 chromosome 15, MUSNIG.SB6536, whole genome shotgun sequence includes the following:
- the KCTD12 gene encoding BTB/POZ domain-containing protein KCTD12, whose amino-acid sequence MALADSTRGLPNGGGGGGGSGSSSSSAEPPLFPDIVELNVGGQVYVTRRCTVVSVPDSLLWRMFTQQQPQELARDSKGRFFLDRDGFLFRYILDYLRDLQLVLPDYFPERSRLQREAEYFELPELVRRLGAPQQPGPGPPPPHSRRGVQKEGSLGDELLPLGYAEPEQQEGSSAGAPSPTLELASRSPSGGAAGPLLTPSQSLDGSRRSGYITIGYRGSYTIGRDAQADAKFRRVARITVCGKTSLAKEVFGDTLNESRDPDRPPERYTSRYYLKFNFLEQAFDKLSESGFHMVACSSTGTCAFASSTDQSEDKIWTSYTEYVFCRE is encoded by the coding sequence ATGGCTCTAGCGGACAGCACACGTGGATTACCCaacgggggcggcggcgggggtggCAGCGGCTCCTCGTCCTCCTCGGCGGAGCCGCCGCTCTTCCCCGATATCGTGGAGCTGAACGTGGGGGGCCAGGTGTATGTGACCCGGCGCTGCACCGTGGTGTCGGTGCCCGACTCGCTGCTCTGGCGCATGTTCACGCAGCAGCAGCCGCAGGAGCTGGCCCGGGACAGCAAAGGCCGCTTCTTTCTGGACCGAGACGGCTTCCTCTTCCGCTACATCCTGGATTACCTGCGGGACTTGCAGCTCGTGCTGCCCGACTATTTCCCCGAGCGCAGCCGGCTGCAGCGCGAGGCCGAGTACTTCGAGCTGCCCGAGCTCGTGCGCCGCCTCGGGGCGCCCCAGCAGCCCGGCCCCGGGCCGCCGCCTCCGCACTCGCGGCGCGGAGTGCAGAAGGAGGGCTCGCTGGGCGACGAGCTGCTGCCGCTCGGCTACGCGGAGCCCGAGCAGCAGGAGGGCTCGTCTGCCGGGGCGCCCTCGCCCACGCTGGAGCTGGCTAGCCGCAGCCCGTCCGGGGGTGCGGCGGGCCCGCTGCTCACGCCGTCCCAGTCGCTGGACGGCAGCCGGCGCTCGGGCTACATCACCATCGGCTACCGCGGCTCCTACACCATCGGGCGGGACGCGCAGGCAGACGCCAAGTTCCGGCGAGTGGCACGCATCACGGTGTGCGGCAAGACGTCGCTGGCCAAGGAGGTGTTCGGCGACACCCTGAATGAGAGCCGGGACCCGGACCGGCCTCCCGAGCGCTACACTTCGCGCTATTACCTCAAGTTCAACTTCCTGGAGCAGGCCTTCGACAAGCTGTCCGAGTCGGGCTTCCACATGGTGGCGTGCAGTTCCACGGGCACCTGCGCCTTCGCTAGCAGCACCGACCAGAGCGAGGACAAGATCTGGACCAGCTACACGGAGTACGTCTTCTGCCGGGAGTGA